TTTTGTCTTTGTTGGATTAGGGTTTGTAATTCAAAAAGAGGTGGCGACGCATCTTGTTGActgtctaccttctgttttgatgtaacatGACAAGTATGAATGAAATAAACTGtcttaaatttaaaaaaaataaaaaaattcattATAAATAAGAAATtacctttttaaaataaaagtagGACAACCTCCATAGTCTGTGACTTTTGTAACACGTCTTTCTACATCATTTTAACGTTTAAATTCCAACTTCAAACCCTCCATTTCTACatgaaaataacatcaacaaaatctTGTACAAAAAGATGAAGTTAACTGTGACCATAGTGGTGGTATTAGCGACAGTATTTTTGGGGTTGATCGATGGGTACGATTGCAAGCTTGTACAGTTCATATTCGGAGACTCGTTATCAGATAACGGAAACAACAATCGGCTTTCCAAGAGTTTTGCTCAGGCAGCATTGCCTTGGTATGGAATTGACTTTGATAACGGAATGCCGAATGGTAGGTTCACCAATGGCCGAACCGTCGCTGATATTATAGGTAATGACTTCATTGTTGCATTTTTTTTGCTCCACATTCTTAATGTAAAAGTGTCGGTAAAGCCGTTATTCCTGTTGCTAAAGGTATACTTGACGTTTTAGTTGATTGAAAAAGATAATATGAAGTTGTAAACAGTCAGCAACCAACTATACAAGCTTTGGTCACAAAATCATTCATGATCATCACAAACTTTGTTTTTATTGGGAAAAATAAAACTCGGCATACTTATACGGTGAAACTTAAATATTTACTTTTACCGTCTAACTTTCACATTCTGTCTTAGTGTTAAACTTACATGTGAAATTTGAGCCCTCAACCTTGTACATTGTTTTTTATTACAGTTTGTGACATATTTAAGCGTCACTAAAGAGGGGCAATAACGACCGATATTTTTTTGTTGTAGGTGATAAGACGGGACTACCCCGACCACCAGCCTTCCTCGACCCCTCGCTATCCGAAGATGTAATTCTCGACAACGGAGTGAACTTTGCTTCGGGAGGTGGTGGGATCTTGAACGAAACTGGCGGTTTGTTTGTAAGTCGAAACTCGACCAATGCGCATTGATTTCGTTTCTTTTTAACATGACAAACACACTGGAAACATATAGCTAAATGGTGTTAAATTTGTGTAGATTCAAAGATTCTCACTCTACAAGCAAATCGAGTTATTCAACGGGGTTCAAACTTTGATCCGTGACAAAATTGGCGACCAAGCGGCGACAAAATTCTTTCAGGAATCAAAGTATGTCGTCGCGTTAGGTAGCAACGACTTTATCAACAACTACTTGATGCCCATTTACGCTGATTCTTACACTTATAATGACGACACCTTCATTGACTACCTAATGGAAACTCTTGGTGCCCAACTTACGGTAAATAAAATCTGACCCGTAAATCTGTCGCTAAATAATTTGCGATAAAAATTCGTCGCTAAAGGGTGGCTTTTATTACTTTTTGTAGGTATTGCATGGGATGGGGGCGAGACAATTGATGGTTTTTGGGTTAGGTCCCATGGGTTGTATTCCTCTTCAAAGGGTGTTGAGTAGTTCTGGCGAGTGTCAAGAAAAAACGAATACGCTCGCCCTAAACTTCAACAAAGCGACTGCGAAACTAATGGATGATCTGTCGGCAAAGCTTCCGAATGCGAGTTATAAATTTGGAGATGCTTATGATGTTGTTAATAATGTCATCACCAATCCAAGCAAATACGGTAAAGCTTCTCAATTTCTTCTTGTTATTTTTCATAGGCAAGTTGGACTTAATAATCTAAACTATTACCTAATGATAATTCATAGTGACGATGTGACTAGCGACAATCTTAACTTTCAGTCTTGTTGTTAAGGGAAATATCACTCTTTTGGAAAAAGTAACCCCGCATGCCCCAAATGAACAACTGACTAATTGAAACTTTCGGGGTGTACACCATTAGAGTGGGATTGTCCTTGATAACGAAAGTGAAAGTTGAGAGcgctatggctctgataccaatgggTTATAGTTTTCATTAACATTCCAACTAGCTACTTGTGACTGGTGGCAGACTAAGTCGTCGCTTATTGTGTTTATGCTTTGAAATGGGATGGTTGTAGGGTTTGACAATGCGGATTCGCCTTGTTGCTCGTTTGGAAGGATTAGACCTGCTTTGACATGTGTACCTGCATCGCGATTATGTAAAGACCGAAGTAAATATCTGTTTTGGGATGAATACCATCCATCGGATCGCGCTAACGAGTTGATTGCTGACGAACTTATACGAAAGCTAGGGTTTAAGCCTATCAATCAAACTGATACTGCTCCCGCTCCCAGTGACGATTGATCAGTGGGTCACTAAATTATTTTTTATGGTTTGTAACAAAGCGTTGGTAGACTTTGATTTGTTTCGATAATGTGATCTTtttgatattttgaaaaaaaatatatatattattaattctggtttagaagaaaaaaaaataatatcacTCCTAGAAAAACATGAATTTAACAACTAAAACTGATCAACGGATCAAacaatctcaaaaaaaaaaaaaaaaaaaaatgtaaaaattaACTTTTTAAAGGTAATGAGATCACCCTTGGATCAAACAGAATAAAAGCAAAGAACAAAAAATTATTTTGTTAAAGGTAGTCGGTGTGGTCACTGTTGCATCAAACACGATCAATCTAATCTTTTACATACATGTATGATTCATTATAGCTCACATAATTCCTTTCATCATTTTTATCCTATAATTACACTACAAACAAATGTTATTCTCTTTCATTTTaattacatatttttttttatatttttatcattacattttttcttttcttcactcacaatcactttcaaaatatattaaaaaattatagagagTGAACGTTATCCCTTAAAaaatacagatgaacagtaacttTTGCTCTCCtccactcataaccactttttataatataaagattATTCTCACAAAAAATTGATGGATAAGATATGAACTCATTACAACATAATCTAACTTTTTAAGAGCTAATACAATGTCTTATTAATAGCTATCATCACTCTTAACGACATTATATCCCTTTGCAACAAACCCAACATAATCTAACCTTGTACTTAAGAACCCTAATACCGATTAATCCGATCTGAATAGACCCGATACCCTTTAGTCTGAGTTATATTTGGGCTAGTAAACGAGTAGGACTTccttaatacaaaaaaaaaaaaaaaaaaaaaaaacccaataaCCAGCCCTAATTAACCCAAAATCCGATTAAAACACCCAAACAACACCCATACCTGTATCTACACCATTTGGCTACAATCATTCAACAACACCACCTTGATACTATTGGGCTACATGTCCTTTCATGCCTCATTTACGCTTCTGTATAAATGTTAATCAAGATTGACCCAAGCATTAAGTGATGAAcgagtaagagatctgaaccatttagacttagtataatgcttaacttttcagaggcaaatgtctgatcGATTCAGACACCTTCTTGCAAAACAAACAATATGAATGAAATACCTCTAGCCAAATCAGAGTTTTGGTCCCATTAAAAGCTAATTAAGAGCtcaaacaaacagccccttacggTTAGGTTTGGTAGTCATATCAAATAATTATCATTTTAAAATGGTGGATAGAGAACTAAGAGCATTATAGATAGTGGTTACGATGAGTTGTGAGTGGAGTAGAGAAAAAATGTTTATTCACCCTTATAAACTTTTTAATGTTTTTAGAATGTGGTTGTGAGTAcaccccgcttgcggtatgcgtaTATAGGATATGTTTGGCttggagcttttaggagcttctatcATTAGGCTTTTAAGAAAAAActcctactcaataaaaagtcttgtttggttgaaggagcttgaagcttttaggttaggagcttgaagcttttgatTGAACGCTCCCACTAGTAGcttttagaaggagctacaagctttttaGGGGAATTTTTAACatctaaagataatgaacttttatgtacaaactttttaaattttagttatgtccattttggtcattttatacattttattaaaagctccagctactctgccaaacaccaaatatatctaaaaagctacaactactagctaccagcttccagcaccAGCTatcagcttccagccaccagctacttttgccaaacatacccataatctatatatgtgtgggccatcgggggacaaaagtgaaattgcactaattttaatgttattttactaatttcatgaaaataacattaaaagttgaggacggttaatcatgcatcatgtggtggcgttgatagctgaaagacaaaagggtacatgcttTAATCgctctttgtcccgattgctgagtgttatgtgccttatgtccaaggctgatgcaaaactactatcgagccgggggtctcactggaagcaacctctctattcctacggggtagaggtaagactgtctacatcttatCCTCTTCAgcccctacctttgctttgctattggtgagatttactgagtatgatgatgatgatgatgatgatggtggttgtgAGTAGAGAAGATAGAAAAGTAACGAAGAATGTGTAAAAATAGTATTCTTTaattgaaaaagagaaagaatggTAGTCATTGGGTGCATTTACAAAGAACCGAAAAccaacacatacacacacataggGGTGTTCATCGTGTTTTTTCTTCGGGTTTCGGGTTAGTTTGTTCGGGTTTTTGTCTAGGAAAAATTCATATTGCTACTTTAAAAATATCAACAAAGTTCAAACATTATTTTACAACAtgctattataatatttaaaagtcTCAAAACTtaatatttcatatattaaagactccaaaacaaaacaattttataagaaaaaaattataaatgttcaggttttttttcgggtttcgtgtttcgggtttttcgggtcaggttgttcgggtttttggtaggaaaaagtgacccgataaccgaaccatttaaagttcgggttgaTCGGGTTCGAGTTTCTTGGGTTCAGGTTTTTTGAATATTCGCTAACTAGCCTAAGACCCCGCGAGCTTCGCGGGTGGCTAAACACCAACTAAAcatataaaataatttaaacgtaGAAGCGTTAAAGTGTGATTTGTTAAGCCTAATATTTTGAGACAGTTGAGCACGTCCCAATAGTACATCTACATAATGTTTGTTACAAATTAAGTTTTTGTCAACTAAACCTTCATGATGTTTTCATGATGTATTCTTTAACTCCACTATCGCATTCATCCTCTGACATTATCAATTCCAATCAGGACGACTTAGAATTTAAAGCTCTATTGCTAGAttattaaaaagagttaattattgttttcgtccctgtggtttgtcaaaaatcactatttcagtccattagtttaaaaattgcgatttcagtccttgtggtttcactttcgttaCCAATTCAGTCCaactcgtaaccatttcagtccctgtacttacagaataaatggattgaaatggttacgaaagtgaaaccacagggactgaaaatggtcacgaaagtgaaaccacatggactgaaatcgcaatttttaaactaatggactgaaatagtgatttttaacgAACCACAGGATGAAACAGTAATTAACttaatagagttaattactgttttataTACATGAAAAGCCTAagatcccgcgagtttcgcgggtggcttaacacaaacatataatatctactgGCATCGAAGCCCATGTAGATCATCATTTTTGTTCTAGGCCTTTCCAAACTTAGGCTTCACGTCTAAGGGTCGCCAGATAGATACCTTTTGGACCAAATATTAAAGCACCAAACAAAACTTTAGAATAAAAAGGTAACATAAAACATTGATGAAGCATGTCGGAACTAAATCACAACATACCACTATATTTTGCGCTTGAATATATGAAAACTCATGGTGTATCAATTTAAAATTAGATTTATATACgctaaaatatacatataagtTGCCTAATATGCAGTAAGTTGTCATCCCATTCCAATTTAAGGAGACATTTGTAAACATCATCTAGCTGAATTTGTAATGcacttataataataataaaaaaaactttaaagACATTCATTCACCTGGAAGTTGAACAAAAATTGTCGCGCAAACTTTAGGGGTTTTGTTCTTCATTATTATATTTGTCTTACCCGTTAgagataaaaataaataaataaataaataaataaataaataaataagacgCCCTTAAACATACAAATATCTCGATGCTCAGATAGACTTATATTCGATAGATCATCCATGGCACACTGGTAAAACATCATTAAGATTATACAAATTCAAAGTTTGTGACGTTAAACTCGAGATTTTATTCTTTAAAGCTTAAAAGATGGATTATTTGGTTAAGTTACCTCTAGCATTGGTAATGGCAATGAGTGGTATGAATCAAGAGCTTCGAGAACAACCTTTTTCTGGAGGATTTGTTCTAGATGCAAAAGGCTACCAACGATAAACCGACtgaatatattttatttaacatacaATTCTATAAAAAAGGTAATTTTACCAATACATATCAAAAGAAACTTTGTACTGCCATCAAGATAGCTATCCAAATCATACCCACAAGAGTTATTAAATTGTTACAAATTCTTGGTTTCAAGGTGAAACCTTTTACCAACGCAAACATAAAAACTTCAACCACAAAACTCAATTTCCCTTCTCTACAAAGCGTATTAATCAACATCATACAACTTGGAGGTGTCAAATTAATATTGTACTCCTTCAAAATAGAAAGTAACCTTAAAGCTTCATTCGTTGTCTTACGCTCCTGACAAAATCCAGTTGCTGAATCAAAATCTTGCAACTTTATATCCATATCAAGTAATAATCTCACAGGCCTCTCTATTGTCTATTTTGCCTTTCTAGAAATAAACTTAGACCAATTTGTGGCCTTTTCATCTCGTTTTGGGATGCTTTTTAAATAATTTGATAGATTATAAGTTTTAAATGTCTTTTTTCTTCTACACGAccattttgtaaaaataaaaatagaaaataaataaaaaaatatttcttCAACAACTAATGTTTGCAAGCTTGCACTATCAACAACTCTATCTGAACATTGGGTTAGTCTTGAAATAGAGAAAGATTTCTTCAAAATTCCATTGTGTAAAACAAAAGATGAGCTTATTGAGGCTCGCCTGATTTACAAATCCTGTCAATAAGAGAATTAAATGTCAAAACAGAAGGTACACATCCACATTTTTCCATTTTGTCTGCATCTCCCACTAACCCATATGTACACATACCCGATATAAGAATAGTGTAAGTGCAAGCATCCGGAAACTCCTCAACACCATAAATCTCAAGTTTTAGTGAGTGCGCTTCATCCAAAAGGCCCACATCACAAATTCCTTTGATCAACGTATTATAAGCTTGAGTATCCAACACCAAATGCTTATCCGTCATGCACTCTACCTTCATCAGGCAACCCTCAGATCATGATCGTATACAACACACCATCAAGCGCAATGTCGGCTCTGTCATTTTCTTAAACATATCACGACCTTTAAACCTTTTCATATAAACAACCCGTCAATCAACAAACTATAAGTATTCAAAGCAAGCTCAAACCCATCCTTCTCAAATAATAATCTGCACAATGTAGATATCCAACAACATCTAGATAATCAAATAAGCATAATCAGAATCACTTTATGCAAACACTTAAAGTTATAATTACTATTTCAACTTGCATTAAGCAGATAACCAGTTTTATAATACGAATCAAAAAAGGAAGCAACAGTCCTTTACCTTCTCATATCCCTTCAAAGCCTTCTCGTATAAGGTAAGGTGACAGTTTGGACCTTTTACTTATATATTGATCTATTGAATTTATATTTCATATCTAACGAGTCAAAGAGGTGTACACAAAAGTGCATACTTTATCAATATGAGATAAATGTGCATCAAAAAAGTGAAGAGCAACCATTAACCGGTTCCAACTTTATGTGGAAGTAGAAAAAAATGAA
This genomic stretch from Helianthus annuus cultivar XRQ/B chromosome 8, HanXRQr2.0-SUNRISE, whole genome shotgun sequence harbors:
- the LOC110873826 gene encoding GDSL esterase/lipase At1g74460 produces the protein MKLTVTIVVVLATVFLGLIDGYDCKLVQFIFGDSLSDNGNNNRLSKSFAQAALPWYGIDFDNGMPNGRFTNGRTVADIIGDKTGLPRPPAFLDPSLSEDVILDNGVNFASGGGGILNETGGLFIQRFSLYKQIELFNGVQTLIRDKIGDQAATKFFQESKYVVALGSNDFINNYLMPIYADSYTYNDDTFIDYLMETLGAQLTVLHGMGARQLMVFGLGPMGCIPLQRVLSSSGECQEKTNTLALNFNKATAKLMDDLSAKLPNASYKFGDAYDVVNNVITNPSKYGFDNADSPCCSFGRIRPALTCVPASRLCKDRSKYLFWDEYHPSDRANELIADELIRKLGFKPINQTDTAPAPSDD
- the LOC110871512 gene encoding pentatricopeptide repeat-containing protein At1g79540-like; protein product: MKVECMTDKHLVLDTQAYNTLIKGICDVGLLDEAHSLKLEIYGVEEFPDACTYTILISGFVNQASLNKLIFCFTQWNFEEIFLYFKTNPMFR